ATGGAGTAACCTTAAATACCGTTATCCAAGGATCATGGGCTATTCTGTTAAATCGGTATTCTGAAGAAACTGATATTGCGTTTGGAATCACGTCTTCTGGTAGACCTGCTGATCTCAAAGGTTCAGAAAATATCATAGGTTGTTTTATGAATACTCTTCCTTTTAGGGTGCTTTTGGATACTAACTCAGATGTGGTCACTTGGTTAAAGAAATTACAAAAAAGCCAAGCAGAGATGCGGGAGTACGAATATTCATCACTTGCTGATATACGTAGTTGGGTGAATCTACCAAGGAATTCTGCACTGTTTGACTTATATGAGAGTATTGTAATTGTTGAAAACTATCCTTTTGATGAGATGTTAAAAGAGGGCGTTGGATCCTTAAATGTTGAATCAGTACGTGTGGAAGAACAAATGGATTATCCTATAGTGGTTTATTGCAACCTACAACCAGAATTACATCTGAAGTTGCTTTATAATCGTCATTTTCTAAATGAACAAGAGGCAAATCAAATCCTCGATCATCTCGTTAATATTTTATCAATATTAATAGAATCTAATGTACAAAAAATAAATGATATTTCGATGATTAATCATGATGAACAATCCCATATACTTACTGCTTACAATCAGACAGATATGAAATATCCCAAAAATTATTGTTATCATGATTTGTTTGCTATTCAAGCTACGGAACGGCCAGATGCTACAGCAGTTATTCAGAATAGGGAAAGCTTAACCTATAAGGAATTGGATATACTTTCAAATAAACTTGCCCACAAATTAGTTAGAATGGGGATAGGACCTGATAAGCCAGTAGGAATATATATTGAGAGATCAACTAAGATGGCTGTTTGTATTTTAGGCATATTAAAAGCTGGAGGAGCATTTCTACCAATAGATTCAGATTATCCTAGTAGTAGAGTTGATTTGATGTTAGCCGATGCCAATGTGCCAGTCTTATTGAGTGAAGTAAACCTTAAGCAAAAGATATCAGACTTTAGCGGTGAAATAGTATATATAGATACGGAATGGAAGGATATCATACAAGAATCTGAGCATCTCCCGGCTACTAAGGTTACGCCTTCTAATCTAGCATATGTCATTTATACATCAGGATCTTCAGGGAAACCAAAAGGTGTTATGATGCCTCATGAAGCTGTAGTAAGTCATTCATTAGATATGATTAAAAGACTTACTCTCACAACAAATGACCGTGTTTTACAATTTTCGTCTATTAGTTTTGATATTTCATTAGAACAAATATTTTCGACCTTAGCGAGTGGGAGTTGTCTAGTTTTTCGTGATAAGGAAATATGGACACCTATTGAATTTTCTCGAAAATGTGCAGAATTAGATTTGTCAGTAGTGAATTTGCCAACTTCTTATTGGGGAGAAGTAACGAAAGCATGGAATGGAAATCCAACAATAATCCCTAAATGTAACTTAAAGATAGTTATTGTTGGAGGAGAACAAATGACAGCTGAAAAAGTGAGGTTATGGGAAGAGCTTCCTTTAGAAGATGTTGTTTTGTTAAATGCTTACGGACCAGCTGAAACGGCCATGACTAGTACTTTGTACAAAGTATCTGGTAAAGGAAGTAAGAGCGGAGGATTAAAGTTTATTCCTGTTGGTAAACCACTAGCAAATAGACGAATCTATATACTTGATAATCACCTACATCTATTGCCTCAGGGTGTGAAGGGCGAAATTTATATTGGAGGTATCCCTTTAGCAAGAGGTTACTTAAACAAATCTGTGATGACAAAGGAAAAGTTTATTCAAGATCCTTATTATTCAAAAAGAAATGAGAAATTATATAAAACAGGCGATTTGGGGCGAATTCTTCCAGATGGTAATATTGAGGTACTAGGCAGAAAAGATGATCAAACTAAAATTCGAGGGCATCGTGTTAATATCGAAGAGATTGAAGCTACGATGAGTGCTTTCAAAGAAACTATAGATTCAGTTATTGTAAAAAAACAATCTGTTAACAACGAGAATTATCTTGTCATGTATTACGTTAACAATGGTAGCCGAAATATATCAAAAACAGATATACAAACGTGGTTACAGACAAAACTTCCAGAATTCATGGTTCCGTCGTTTTTTGTGAAATTAGAAAGATTTCCGCTAAATCCCAATGGGAAAATAGATCGAAAAATGCTTGCTAATATGGAGATTGTGTTTGAGGATGTAAATAAGATTGTTGAACCTACTAACGATAATGAACGTAAATTAGTTAAAATTTGGAGAAGCATTCTAGGACTTGAGAATGTTGGGGTTAATCAAAACTTTTTTGAAATTGGAGGTCAGTCACTTAAAGCCATTACACTTGTTTCGGAGATACAAAGAGAATTTGGAGTGGAGGTTCCATTAAAGAAAGTTTTTGAAAAACCGACAATTTTAGAACTATCAGCATACATCCACAATTGTATTAGTGATTACAACTCACCGGAAACGTTAAAAGTTCTTGAAAACAAGGAGTACTATGAGGTTTCTTCATCGCAAAAAAGAATGTATATATTAGATTATTTAAATAGAAGTAGTACCAAATATAACATTTATGGAGCTTTCATATTAGAAGGTACAATAGATAAGAAATTAATTGAAGAATCATTTAAACAACTAATAGAGCGCCATGAAAGCTTAAGAACATCGTTTCATCAAATGAACGGTCATATTGTGCAAAAAATCCACAAAAATGTGGATTGGGATTTAGAACACTTTTACTTAAGTGAAGAGGAAATTGACCAAGCTATTCATGGTTTTATTAGACCATTTGACTTGAGTGATTCATCCTTATTTAGGGCAGCAATTATGGAAATAGCACCTCGAAAGTGTGTTCTAATGTATGATATGCACCATATTATCTCAGACGGTGTTTCTGTCGCCATATTAATGAGGGAATTCTCGGAACTATATAAAGGGAATATTCTCCCTGAATTAAGTGTACAGTATAAAGATTTTGCTGATTGGCAGAATCGTATTATAAATAGAGGAGCATTAAACAATCAACGAAATTATTGGCTCAGTCAATATTCAGATGAAGTGCCGCTACTGAATCTACCTACAGATAAGGCTAGAGCGGAAGAATTTACTTTTAAAGGTGGACATGTGACCTTTACATTAGAGAATGAGCTAAGAGTTAAATTAGATCGTTTGGCAAAAAAGAAAAATGTAACAATATACTCGATACTACTGTCTGCACTAAATATTATGTTATCTAAACATAGTGGGCAAGAAGATATTGTAATAGGTACACCAGTGGCTGGAAGGTCGCATTTTCAACTAGAGCATATCGTAGGAATGTTTGTTAATACACTGCCGCTACGAAATAGACCTAAGAAAGATTTAACGATAGATCAATTTATAAGTCAAGTTGCTGAACAGACTCTAAATGGGTTGGAGAATCAAGATTTTCCGTTTGAAATGCTAGTAGATGAATTAAACATTGAGCACAGTTTGAATCGTAATCCATTGTTTGATGTTATGTTTGCATTTGAAAATGTAGATGCAGCAAAAGTAAACATTGATAATTTTATAATAAAGCCTTACGATTCTGCGTCAGATACTACGAAATTTGATTTAGAACTAAAAGTAACGGAAAGTGAGGCAGAACTATATTGTACATTGGAGTATAGTCAGGATTTATTTTATTTAGAAACTATCAACAATATGGTAGATCACTTTTTAAATATTTTAGAATGTATATCAATGGATAGTTCAATGAAAATTGGCGATATAGAAGTACTTACTGATCGTGAAATAAACGTAATGAAAATTATGAATCATACTGAGATGGCGTTTTCTCATGGCAAAACCGTGAAACAAGTTTTTGAGGAAAAAGTGAAGAATTATGGTGACAATACAGCGATAGTTACGACACAAGGCACACTCTCCTATAAAGAATTAAATGAGAGGGCAAACCAATTAGCACATAGTCTTACTGAGATGGGAGCAGGCCCAAATAAAGTTGTAAGTATTATGGCTGAACCATCTATAGAAATGATTGTGGGTATCCTAGGAATAATAAAAGCGGGTGCTACTTATGTTCCTATTGATCCACATTTTCCAGAGGACCGTGTCCGTACAATCGTTAAATCAAGTAATTCAATAGGCCTTCTAGCACAATCTCATATATTAAAATCTCACAATATACCTTACTTAGTTTGGCTCCTAGAGGATGAAAATTTATATTCTAAGGACAAGTCTAATCTACCGAATAGATGTGAGCCTATTGACAACTTATATATAATCTATACATCTGGAACTACTGGAGTACCTAAAGGAGTACCTGTTAAAAATAGAAGTGTTATGAATTATATCTCTTGGTTTACAAGAGCGGGTTCAATAACACAGAACGATAAAACAGCATTGCTCTCTTCGTTTGCTTTTGATTTAGGATATACGAGTTTATATTCTTCAATATTAAATGGAGCAGAACTTCATTTAATATCAAGAGAATGTTATTCAGTCCCTATTAACTTATATAATTACCTAGCGAATAATAGGATTGATTATATAAAAATTACACCCTCTTTGTTCAGACAACTAGTTAGTGATAGCTTGTTGGAGAAAAGTAAGAACTTTTTAAGTTTGAGATTACTAGTGTTAGGTGGAGAAAAGATGCAGCTTAATGATATTAAACAATTCCACCATGTCTATCCTAAGACTAAAATAATGAACCATTATGGACCAACAGAAAGTACTATAGGATCAATAGCCAAAGTAATGGACTTAGAGAGAGATGATTTTGCCGCTACTGAATCTATTATTGGTGTCCCTATTGATAATACACAAGTATTTATTTTAGATCGTAATAATCGGAATTTACCGATTGGAGTTTGGGGAGAAATATGTATTGCAGGTGAAGGTTTAACGGAAGGTTATTTTAATAATGAACAATTAATTAAAGAAAAGTTCATAAGTATTCCTTTATTTGGAGAGGAAAAAAGGATATATAGAACAGGAGATTTAGGTAGAGTAACAAATGAAGGTACGATTGAATATCTAGGGAGAAGTGATACTCAGGTCAAAGTTCGTGGATATCGTGTAGAGTTGAATGAGATTGAACAGGTGTTGAAGCAGTATCATTCAGTAAAAGATGCAGTAGTAATACCTAATAGTAAACAAGATGGTGGAAACGAACTTTTTGCTTATATCGTATTGGAAGATAAGGAGAATGAAGCAGGTATTAGAGAATATCTTACTCGTAGAGTTCCTTACTATATGCTTCCAGCAGTTTATGTTAAATTGGATAATATTCCATTAACACCTAACGGGAAATTAGATGTGAAGAAACTGCCAAAAATAAGTAAGGAGATTATGATTTCTAACGATTTTAATTCCCCTACTGATGATGTAGAACAAGGAATATTAGAGATATGGGCTGACACACTTAATTTAAATTCAATAGGTGTAAATGATGTATTTTTCGAATTAGGCGGTAACTCTTTGAAATTAATGGAAGTAACTGTAGGGATTTATAGAAAATTCGGCGTGGATATTCCTTTAAGAGAGTCTTTCAAAGCACCAACCATTAAAGCGATGGGATCGTATGTTAAAAATATCGCTCAAAGTCTTTATACTCCTCTAGAGCAGATCAAAAAAAGATCATACTATGATCTTTCTGCAGCACAAAAACGTATGTTTACAATAAATCAAATGGACAAGTCAGGAACTACTTACAACATGCCTAGAGCGACTTTGTTAGTAGGCGATATTGAAATTGAGAAGTTTAAATTAGCAGTAGATAACCTGATAAAACGTCATGAATCACTAAGAACTTCTTTTGAAATAGTAAATGATGAACCAAAACAAATCATCCATGAAACCTCTAAAGTTGATATAAATTACTCTGTTCTGGAGGAAGATATAACCTTTGATGAATATGACGAGGATTCTACGGTAAAAAGATTGCTAAAAGACTTTATAAAACCATTTGACCTAGACACTGCGCCATTGGTAAGAATGAAGTTGATCAAAGTTGCTCCTAATGAACACGTTTTTCTACTTGATATGCATCATATAATTTCTGACGGTTATTCAATTAATATTTTGATAAATGAACTTACGAAGGTATATGAAGGTCAGAATCTAGAAAACAAAAAAATTCAGTATAAGGATTTTGCTGATTGGCAAAATAAATTTCTCAATTCTGATGAGATATCTAAACAAAAAGAATATTGGAAGAAGGCACTTAGTGGGAAAATTCCTACTTTGAGTATGCCTACAGACTATCCTAGACCGGAGTTTCAAAATTTTGAAGGCGATAGTTACTCTATTTCAAGCGGAGTAGATTTAAAACAAAAACTAGAAGACTTATGTCAAAAATACAATGTAACCATAAATATGTTAATGATAGCATCTTATAGTATTTTATTGTCCAAGTATACTAACCAACAGGAAAATATTATAGGTATGCCAATATTAGGTAGAACACATGCTGATATCAAACAAGTTGTAGGTATGTTTGTTAATACTTTACCAGTCAGAAATTATCCAAAAGACCATATGACTTTTGAGTCTTTCCTGAATGAAGTAAAGGATAACTTATTAGAAATTTATGATCATCAGGATTATCAATTTGATATGTTGCTAGAAGATTTAAATATAAAGCGGGAAAAAGGAATAACACCTATCTTTTCTACAGTAATAGCTGTTCAAGAAACGCCGAAAGATAAACAAATGATGGGTGATATTCAATTAATTCCGATAGAATATCATAATAATATATCTAAATTCGACTTTTCTCTTTTTGTAACGTGTGAAAAAGAAGAGATTTTGTTTGAAATTGAATATTCAAAAGCATTATTTAAGGAAGAAACAATTGAAAAAATCGGACAAGGGCTATTTAGTATTCTAGAAACAATTAGTGCAAACGAACACGTAAAGTTAAGTGAAATCCAAGTTGAAAGTTTAATTAAAGTTAACAGAGAAATTGAAAATGTAACATTTGATTTTTAAAATGTATATCCACCAGTAAAAAATAACTGATAACACATATGGTTAAAGAGTGAATAGAAACTAGGGACAAAGATGTCATTAGACATCCTTTGTTCCTAGTTTTTTAGATTTACAAATTTTTTAATTATTTAATGATATGGAAAAAAATCAATGTTGCTTTTAGTTCAAAACTACAAGTTTATGCTAAAATAAGGCATAGAAACAATATTCAAAGGAGATTTGGCATTGAAGGACAATAATACAATTAGCGGTTTTCATATTAAACATAGGACAGAAAATACAATAAAGGTACATCCTAAAAAATATAATTGGCACATTCCAAAAGCATTGCGCCATTTAGATATTCAACCAGGAGATATTGTACGAGCATGTGCAGGACCTGAGAACAAGGTATGTACAATTCTTGTTATGGAAGCGTTTCGGGAAGATATTGAAATCGCAGGGAAAACGTATAAGCCTGTTGTAAGATTGGTTGAGAAAGCTCCCAATAGGAAGTGAAGTAGAAGTTATATGTGAATCCTTGGTCACATATCGAATGAGGAGTAGCCATCTTAGGTGTTCAACTTTTAAAAATAAAAAATAATCTTTATACATAATTTTTTCTCTTGTAGTTCTAAAGTTATGTTGGTTTTCTGGAGTGACTAAATAACAAGAACTTTTAGACTAGTAAACTTTATTCATTTTTATATAATTCCTACCTTGGTACCTATTTCCATTTTCATTCATGTAAAATGTTACAGTATGGAAAAAATGGAAAAAGGAGTTCTGTTATGGGTACAATTCAAGCAGACTTAAATGAACTTAAAAATCTTGAACGAAAAACCAAAAATGCGAAAGCAAAAATAGATGCAATTCCAGGGCAGCTTAGTTTTTCCTTGTCAGGAGCCCTCTCTGAACTAAGTGGGGTATGGAATGGAGAACTAGAGGGCCTGCAGCAGGAATTGGAGAAGAGCATTCGGGAGTATAGTGAAGAGTTAGGTAGAGCAGAGCAAGTTGTTTCAAAGACGTATCAAGAATTAAAAGCAGCGGATGAAGCTCTTCTTCAGGCACTAGGGTTAGATAGTGAGATTGCTCCTCAAAAAACCTTCAAAGGAAAGACAGAAGGAGCAAGTGAGAAGAAAAAAGAGAAAGAAGAAGGAAATGCTTTTACACAATCGTTAAAAGGAATGGGTGATGGAGCAGGAGATGCTCTTTCAGATACATGGGATGGGATTGTTTCTTTTGTGAAACATCCTGTAGACAGCACGGTTGATACAGTCAAAGGAGTCTATGAGGCAGGAAAGCATCCCATTCGTACTTATAACACAGTAAAGGATGGGGTTGTTACTGCGGTAGATGAGAAACTTATTCACGGTGATGCTTATAGCCGCAGTCACTTTTTTTCTTATGCAGGGACAGAGATTGGACTTGCAGCTCTTGGAGACAAAGGAGCAGGTTTAGCTGTTAAAGGTGCAGGAGCAGTATCTAAAACAGCTAAGGGAATGAAGGAAGTTCATAAAGCAACTGTGAAACAGAAGGTACCTACCTTAAAACCAACAACCGCAGGCGTAGCTGGGCGCCTACCTGTAAATACTTTAGAAACCGGCTATCTAGGCCGCTTTTTACAGAATGCGAAGGATATGTATTGGAATTCTTCTGAAGTAACGGGAAATAGTGTTCTATATAAAAAAGAAGATTTACTTCCTACTTCGGCAGACATAGGAAAGAGCTCTCTTTTAGCTCCTGGCGGTGGGCTAATGGCTCATGAAGGAAAAAAGAAAGGTCATTTGATTGAAAGACATATAGACAAGACCGATGAACAATTGTTACAAAGATTGAAAGAGGATAAAAAAATACCAAGTTCGTCTAGCTTTAAAGATAGGGCTACAGCTGAAAGAGTTGCAAATATAGTTTTAAATGATTCAAAAAATATTGATAAAATTCAAAAATGGCTTTCTAATCCCCATAGTAGGCCTACTTTAGCATTAAAATACAAGGGAGATGGAGAAATAATTGGTAGAAGTAGAGCGAGAAACTCAGAATTAGCAGAAGATGTTACAAAAGCAAGGATTGTATTAAAGAAAGGTAAAAATGGCAGTTTTATTGTTACAGGATATCCAGAAAAATAGGAAGGTGAGGAATTATAATGAATGAAAGTTACGATTTCTTAGAAGAGTTAGAAGATTTTTTAGCTGGAACATTCCATCAAGATATTAGTTCTCCGGAGGAAGCATTAGATGAGTTTATAGAAGAAGCTAGTAAGGAATGTTTGCTGTTTACCATAAAGTATTGTGAAGAGTTTTTAAGTAGTGAATTAACAGAACAGGAAAAGGAAAACATTATACAAAATAATGCAGATATTTATTTTCCAGCAATCGAACTAACTCCACTACAGTGGTTAAATCAATTAGTAAAGAAAATAACAGAAGATGTAAAAATAAGATTATTTTAATGGAAAACCTTGATTAGCTAAATGCCTTTCAAGGTTTTTTATTTTTCTCTACATATTGGTTTGTATTGTCAATCTAAATTATAAAGGGAATTTAACTAATACTTTAAAAGGTTATACCAGAGAGTTAACTTTTTAACACTGTTAGACAAGGTAGCCAGCGGAAAATATAATACATCTAACAGTAATTAATGAACGGAGTTTAACAATAGGTAAAAGGGGATATTATAAGATGGGATACGATTCTTTAATTAAAGCTTTCTATTATTACGATAAAGAAACATTACTATCGTTGTTTACTATTGAAGATGAAGAACTGTTCACAATATGTATAGATACTTTCTAAGAAGCTTTACAACTCCTCAGAATGAATATGAAGAGCAGAATAGATAAAAAAATATACATTCAGTTCACATATACAAAGCCCACTTTGATAGGAATCAAGGTGGGCTTTATATTGGCCTTTGTTCATCATAAACAATCATTAGAAGGGAGTATTATATTGGAGTATAGGATAGCGAGAAGTTCAGAAGTGCGGAACATTGCTTAAATCTACTAAATAAGTATTCCAAGAATCTATGAATAAATCTAATAGTGAGTATGTAACCCCTGTAATAAATTTTCCTCCTTATTCACACACGAAAATGAGTGAAGAAGGCTATTTGAGCTCCCTCCTAGTCCCTTTTCTTTATTGCTTTACCCTCATCTACAAAGTAAGAACTACATTTTTATAATGAAAAGAGTCTATCTCAATTAGATGGCTTTTTTAAAAAAAAGCTTAATTAATGAGTTTTCAATTGTAAAAAAATGAATCTTAAGGAAAAAGTAAGAATTGCGTAAGAGAAAAGAGAACTTTGTTTTATATAATAAGAACATAGGTTGAAAGGAGAGAGTAAATGACATACATCTTAAAAACGAACCAACTTACAAAATCATTTAAAGGAAAAGAAGTTGTTTCTGGAGTTAATATGCATGTAAAAAAAGGGGAGATTTATGGATTTTTAGGTCCCAATGGCGCTGGTAAAACAACCATTATGAAAATGATTACTAATTTAATTAAACCAACAAGTGGGGAAATTGAGATTTTTGGTGAGAAACTGACAGAAACGTCATTTGAAGTTCTCAAGCGAATGGGAACTATTATTGAATATCCCATTTTCTATGACAACCTCACTGCTAAAGAAAATCTGTATTTTCATTGTGAATATATGGGATATTACGATAAGAAATCTATTGACCACGCTATCGAGCTTGTGAAACTCTATAATATCGAAAATAAAAAAGTTAAAGAGTTTTCATTAGGGATGAAACAAAGATTAGGAATTGCTCGAGCTATCTCAACGAAACCGGAACTTCTAGTTTTAGATGAGCCAATCAATGGACTAGATCCTATCGGTATAAAAGAACTAAGAGACCTTTTTAAATTACTTTGTAGAGAGTATGGAATCACATTATTAGTTTCTAGCCATATTCTAGCCGAGATGGAACAGATGTCAGATACGGTTGGTATTATACAAAACGGCAAGTTAATCAAAGAAGTCTCTATGAAGAGTATTAACGGAAAGCAAACAGAGTATATAGAAGTGAAAGTTCAAAATGTAAAGAAAGCCATGTATATTTTAGAGCAAGAGTTAGGAATAAGAAACTTTAAAATTATTGGTGAACAGATCATCCGTATTTATGA
This sequence is a window from Priestia filamentosa. Protein-coding genes within it:
- a CDS encoding contact-dependent growth inhibition system immunity protein, whose translation is MNESYDFLEELEDFLAGTFHQDISSPEEALDEFIEEASKECLLFTIKYCEEFLSSELTEQEKENIIQNNADIYFPAIELTPLQWLNQLVKKITEDVKIRLF
- a CDS encoding ABC transporter ATP-binding protein, with product MTYILKTNQLTKSFKGKEVVSGVNMHVKKGEIYGFLGPNGAGKTTIMKMITNLIKPTSGEIEIFGEKLTETSFEVLKRMGTIIEYPIFYDNLTAKENLYFHCEYMGYYDKKSIDHAIELVKLYNIENKKVKEFSLGMKQRLGIARAISTKPELLVLDEPINGLDPIGIKELRDLFKLLCREYGITLLVSSHILAEMEQMSDTVGIIQNGKLIKEVSMKSINGKQTEYIEVKVQNVKKAMYILEQELGIRNFKIIGEQIIRIYETVLPQQEISKVFVMNDIGIESINKKHSSLEEYFLSSMNGEGISV